The Priestia megaterium NBRC 15308 = ATCC 14581 region TCCTATTCTTTACTTCTTTTGGGCTCTGGCTATTAAACGAATGAAAGGTTATATGGCTGGGGTTACAACTTTACTGGTCGCACTTGCCGTTGCAATACTTGCCTACAAAATGCCGGCTAGCATGGCTTTTATGTCGGCTAGTCAAGGAGCTGTATACGGTATACTGCCGATTGGATGGATTATCATTACGTCCGTTTTTCTTTACAAACTAACCGTAAAAACCGGTCAGTTTGATATTATTCGTACCTCTGTCGTATCTATTACAGAAGATCGCAGACTTCAAGCTTTGTTGATTGCTTTTTCGTTTGGGGCTTTTCTTGAAGGGGCCGCTGGTTTCGGCGCACCTGTTGCTATTTCAGCAGCTCTGCTGGTAGGTTTAGGATTTAATCCACTGTATGCTGCTGGCTTATGTTTATTAGCAAACACAGCACCTGTTGCTTTTGGTGCAATCGGTATTCCTATCACGGCTATGGAAGGTCCTACTGGAGTAGCGGCAATGGAAATCTCTAAAATGGTAGGCCGCCAGCTTCCTTTTATTTCTGTATTTATTCCGCTGTATTTGGTTTTTATAATGGCAGGATTTAAGAAAGCAGTAGAAGTACTCCCTGCTATTTTAGTATCCGGCATCTCTTTTGCCCTTACCCAGTTTGTCAGCTCTAACTTTTTAGGACCGGAACTTCCCGATATTTTATCGGCACTCGTTTCACTTTTTGCGCTTGCTATTTTCTTAAAATTCTGGAAACCGAAAACAACGTTTCGCTTTCAATCTGAAAAAGCAGCACATGAAGTAGCTTCCGCTTCGGCTGAGCCAAGAGAAACTCAAGATCAACCTACATTCACGGGGGCTCAAATTGCAAAGGCGTGGTCACCTTTTTTAATTTTAACGATCTTTATTTCTATATGGGGAATTCCTCAAATTAAAACCGCTTTGACAGGACATTATGAAGGAGCTAACGCTTTTTTGAGCGCTATCAATTCCATCGGACATTATTTAACGTTTATGCCAGAAGTACCTTGGTTAAATAATTTAATTTTAAATGGAAATGGAGAACCGATTGCGGCAGTGTATAAGTTAGAATTACTAGGCGCTGCCGGCACAGCTATCCTGTTGTCTGCTGTTGTCACAAAATTTATCGTCAACATCTCTTGGAAAGACTGGTTCATTACGTTTAACGAGACGTGCAAAGAATTAGCGTTGCCGCTGCTTACCATTATGTCCGTTGTGGCATTTGCTTACGTGACAAATGCTTCTGGAATGAGTACAACCTTAGGACTACTGCTAGCTAAAACAGGCGCGTTATTTCCCTTTTTCTCTCCTGTACTCGGCTGGCTCGGTGTTTTTATTACAGGATCAGATACATCGGCCAACCTATTGTTCGGCAACTTACAAAAAATTACGGCCACGTCTATTGGAATGGACCCGCTTCTTGCTCTTGCAGCAAATTCTTCAGGGGGAGTAACCGGGAAAATGATTCCCCCCCAGTCCATCGCCGTTGCCTGTGCTGCGGTTGGGTTGGCTGGAAAAGAGTCCGATTTGCTTCGTTTTACGGTGAAACACAGTTTATTTTTACTGCTGATTGTCTGCGTACTAACATTTTTACAATCTAATGTATTATCATGGATGATTCCTTAATCAAAAAAGCTTCCGTATCTAGAGGTATCCCTCTGCGCGGAAGCTTTTTTTCTTCATTTACGATCGATTAATGGCATATACAACAAATAAAACAATATCTAGCAAAATCATTACAACACCAAAAAGCAGCCAGACGTTTCCTTGAGTCTTCTTCTCTCCTTCTTGCATTTCAAACGCTCGAATAGCAAATACAATTCCAAGTGTAAACACAAGAAAAAACAGCTGACGGTAATCGAAGAACGACAGTACGACAAAAATTAAGGTAAAAAACACCATAATCATTTCTAAAATCCGATAAGGTTGCTTTTGACATGCTAATAAAAGTTTCATTTCTTGACCTACTTTCATCCCGTTCTTAATAGCGTTATTTTACTATTAATTTTAAATGAGATGTTAGCGTTTCGTGCACTGTTCACTGTTTTGTAACAAAGAAGCGTACGTTAGTTAAACGCACGCTTCTTTTTCATTCATTTACATTTGGATTCATTGGATTATCCATCCCTGTTTTATCTTGAATTTTTTTATAGATAAAATACGTGTAGACGGCAATTAAAATGGAGAATGCCCACGTAACAGCCTGACGGAATACAATCATGTTCCCGTACCCTTCTACTCCGTACTTTTGAATCAATACGTATTTTACAATTGCTAAAAATACATAGCGACCTGCGAACAGTACTGTAAGCCAGTTCATCATTTTGAATAAATCAGGCTGGTGGAAGAGTTTTAGAGAGTCTTCTCGCTTATAGCCCATTAAGTAAGCCGTATCTACAAAAAAGTACAAACCAATTGGCTTTTTTATCACAATGGTAAAAAGGACAACTACAGCCAGTCCAATCATAAAGTATACTTGATTGTTTAACATCGTTGCTGCGTTCCCTGAAATTAAATCAATAATAGTACGTGCCAGCAGCGTAATGACAATAAACAATCCTGTTACGTTAAACTGGCGATCTTTAATAAATGTATAAATGGTATACACAAATGCTGGTGCTGTTGAAAGCAAAATGGCATAGTAATCACCAATAATGTCTTTTCCTTGGTTCCATATTAGGTAAGGAATAGCGATATAAAAAAGTAAATCAAACCATACTCGTTTTGTATTGTTCATATATAACTCCTTTAAAAACGTTGTTCTTGCTATTATATGGGATACTACGCAAGAAAAAAAGGCTTTTACCTGGAATGTTATGAAATTTTAATCATTTGATGTTTAGATCCAGAGCGACAGGGAAAAAGATTTCTAGAAAGACTTTAAGAATCATAAACATCCAAACACTTGAGCAGCAATACATGTGCCACAAGTGAAAAATGCTGAAAGGATTGATTCATTATCGCACTTCACCTAACGTACACGTCAGAAATGGAAAAGGCCATGCAGCTTTCTCACGGCGTGGGGTATGCTGAATATAGCCGTAAACTAGACAAACGTCTACAGGTGGAAAAAGAACGAGAAAAAGATTATCAGGCTAGCAAAGATATACTGCGTGATATTAACCAGCATCGATAATAAAAAGCCGCTTGCTACTTTTGGTAGCAAGCGGCTTTTTATTTACAAATGAACCAAATTTATACATAATAAGGAAGTGCGTATACCAAAGAAAGGAACTTGCTTATTATGATGGAAAAATTACTGATTATTTGTGTGTTTGTAGGAATTATTCATATGATTGAAACACTAGCCTACTCTGTGAGGCTTGCGGGCTTAAAAACTGGAAAACTAGTCGTGGCTTTATCTCTTTTTAATATTATTGTCATTGTGTCAAGAACAGCTAATATGGTGCAAGCTCCGCTGACCGGTAAATTAGGAGATGCGGTTCAGTCTAAAGAAGATTTGCCCGTTCTGCTTCATCAGCTTCAAACTATCTTGCTCGCGGCTTCTATTGGTACAATCGCAGGTGCTCTTTTAATTCCTAGCTTTGTATCAATTTTCTCCCGAATGATTTCACATTTAGAAGTAGCGGGATCTGTACCCAAAATGATGAAAAACATTACTTCCATACATACGCTGGAAAAAGCAAAAAAACACGTGAAGCGTCCTAGGTGGATTATGCTGTCTCAGCTGCGAATAGGCGGAGTGCCCAAGCGGTTGCTTCTTTTAAATTTAATGGCTACGACCATTTATACAGTAGGTGTTCTTTCCACTCTTTATGCTTCTACGCTCGAGCCTACTCTTTCTAAATCAATTTTGATGTCTTCTGGTCTTATTAACGGACTAGCGATGATTACCCTTGCTGTGTTTGTAGATCCGCAAGTAGCCATTTTAACTGAAAAGGTAATGAAAGGTGAATCTACTAAGCAATCTATGAATAAAATGGTTGGTACACTCGTCATCTCTCGTTTGTGCGGGACAGTATGTGCCCAAATTCTCTTAGTACCTGCTGCTCTTTATATTGCATGGATTTGCAAATTAATCCCTTAGAAAAAAGACTTCGTTAAAGAAGTCTTTTTATACATATTCCACTTTTTTGTATCTATGAACAGCAGCGATTAAAAGAAAAAAACTGCTCATTAACGTAACAACTACGGTATAGGTGACACTTTGTGACCAATGCAATTGTTCAAGCAGACGAGCGGCGTATTGTGACAGCGCTGCAGGACTCCACTTTAATTGATTCGTAAACAAAGTACTCAAAAATGAAAGTAACGCAATGATCAAAATACTTACTCCAGCAATTCCTCCGATTTGTAAAAGAAATGTTCCAGCTGCCACTAAAACGGACAAGATAAAAATCAGCCACAGGCTGTATAAAAGAAAGCTAACTAGCATATGAGTCCAATCCACATATGAAAATAAAAGATTTGTATAATACCATGCTGCTATATAGCTTATAAACGTTGAGCCAATGACCAGTACGATTTGCGCAGCCCATTTACTCATAATGTATTGAATGACGCTCACCGGTCTCATCATAACAAGTATAGCAGCATGATTTTGTCGTTCATTTGAAATTATATTCATGCTTGCTAGTACAATCAGTAAAGTTCCTATTGTGCTATATTGTGAAAGGACACCTTGCATTACTTCTTGACCGGTGGGCGTAGGAAGTTGAATAATTGCTCCTTTTGGTAAATTCCCTGCCATGTTAATGATTTGTGGCATATAATAATTCGTTAAAGGCTGTGTGATGCCTAGTAAAATTAGAGAGATTGGCAGCCAAATTCCTTTGCCGTTCGCAAATAATTCATGCAGTTCCTTTTTAAATAAGACTCCAAATGTGTTCATTTGTTCATCACCTCTAGATACACATCTTCGAGAGAATGCTGTTTTCGTTCAAATAAAACAAGGTTTGCTTGTTGATCAACAAGCAGTTGAAGCAGTTGCTGCTGCTGAGATGTATCTTTTACACCTACAGTGGCTTTATAAGGAGAATGAAACAGCACCTGTTCACTTGGCAGACTGCTAAGTGATCCAGGGAGCCTTTCTTCTGTTTCAATCGTAAAAGCAGGAGTCGTAAACTCTTGGCGCAGCGAACTCTTTGTTCCATTCCATTTCATACGTCCGTTTTTAATCATAATAATGTTATCGCATATTTGTTCTGCATCATGCAAAATGTGAGTTGAAAAAAGGATGGTCGTATCTTTTTTTAATGTTTCGATAATCATTAGGACATCTTTTCTGCCTTCAGGATCTAAAGCCGAAACCGGTTCATCTAGAATTAGCAGTTCAGGTTTATGTAACAAGGCTTGCGCCAAGCCCAAACGTTGTTTCATTCCTCCAGAAAAGCCAGCAATTTTCTGCTTTTCCTTTCCTTTTAAACCTACAGTTTCAAGTACTTCATCTATTCGGTGGGAAAGCACATTTTTTGAAATGTTAGATAAAAGACCTAAAAAAGTTAAATACTGCTGAGGCGTCATCCAATTAAAAAACGTAGGATGCTGTGGCAGAAAGCCAATAAATGATCGTACGTCTTGATGCTGTTTATCTTCAAAAGAAATTTTCCCTTTATTAGGTGCAGTAAGACCTGCAATCATATGCAAAGTAGTCGTCTTACCTGCACCATTAGGGCCTAACAACGCTGCACATTTTCCCTTGTCGAGATTAAATGAAAGGTTATTCACAACAGTTATATTACGATACGCTTTTGTCAGTCTTTCTACTTGCATAAACATCTTAGTTCCACCTCACTGTTTTTTACGTCCTAAAACAAAATATAAAACAGGGCCAACTGTACTTACACATAAAATGATGAGTCCCCATAACCATTTTGGCCCGTTTGTCTCTTCTTGCTTTATGCAGCTTATCAATGCTGGAATCATTAAAAGCAATTGTAAGAATAGAATTGGAGCAATTAACAACCAGTTAATGTCCTTCATTTACATCCCCCTTTTTCTTCGTGCTGGCAGCCAAATAATAAAAAACCAATAAAACAGCGTTGGCATTGGAATTTGAATCAGTCCCCATATTCCCCAAAACCATGGATGAGCGCCGCGTTTTTTTGCATTGATAAAAAGTAGAAAGCTTTGAAGAAGGAGAAATGGTGAAATAAACAGCACAAGAATCCATTTTTCATTCATTATAAAAACATCTCCTTTTTTCGTTTATAGTGAAAGACGATAAAAGAAATAGGAGCAACAATGATCCCAATTACTTCAATGGCGATAAATAAGGCAGGTATTTGTAAAATAGCAGTTGCCATTACCGTTAAAATAACAAGTGCTGTTAATGTAAATAAACATAACTCTTTCCGGAAAGCTTTTTTCTGCTTTTGTTTTTGAATGAGAAGCTGTTCTTGAATTGCATGAAGAGAAATACGTTCATGACTTGCTAAACTCTCTAGCTGCTCCCAATCTTTTTTTAAAGAATGTAAGGACTGATTGTTATTTTCTTCTCTCATTCTTTCCACTCCTTTCTCAGTATGTTTACTCCTTTATTTACTCTTGATTTGACGGTTCCTGCTCGCATATTCAGCATATGGGCAATCTCATCGTATGTATATCCGTAATAATGTCGAAGCAAGACAGGAATTCGAAAGCGCGAATCGAGTTCGTTAAAATCGGAAAACATCTCGCTCCATTCCACTCCTTTGTATTTAGCTTTCCACTGAAGCTGGTGCGATAAAGACTGCTTTATTCGCTGGAGACTGCTTTTTTCCCGTTTTTGCTTACGCAAATAATCCATGTACAGTCTTGAAGCAATGGATATCATCCAAGTCGAAAACTTTGCTTCATTTTTGTATGAAGAAAGATTCACGTAACACTTCATCATTGCTTCCTGACACAATTCACTGCATAAGTCCTCATCTAATGTCAGCTTTAAAAGGTATTTATATAAAAATGAATGATAGCGCTGAAATAATAATGAAAAGGCATCATCATCACCTTGTAATGCTTTTTGGACAAGGATGAAATCATCTTGTTCCAAAGCGGTCACCCCTCCTTTTTGTTTCATCACCTATATGACGCTTTAGCGATTGAAATCGTTCATTTTTTATATAAAAAAAACGCCCAGCTGGACGTTTTTATTTAGTACGAAGTATTTTTAATCCTTCTTCATCTTCTTCTAAGGGATAGACTTCGTCGTTTTTAGCGAATAAAACACCGTGGAAGATTTGAAGGTCATCATCACAGGCTTCACAAAATTCCTTTTCGCCTTCGTTCCAAAAGCTAAAAAGCGCTAGTTCATCGCTACGCACGCTTGCATATTTTTGATGAAATTCATAAATCATCATCGCATAGTAGCGAAGCGCTTCTTCTTTTTTTTCAAATTCAATAGTTTCAATAATATCTTTTTCCCAGCCTTCTAAAAATAGCCAAGGTTCACAATCGCTTTTTATTTTATGAACTCTCCATTTATCTGTCATGATAGAACATCTCCTTACTTACAGCTTACTTCTAAAATTTCTCTTTTCCTTATTATTCAGCAAAAATAACTTTGAATCAAGTAAAACGGAAAAAACGCCTATTTTCAGGAAATAGACGCTAACAATGTGGCTTAATCTGAACTTCTCTTTTATATTAATAATAGCTCCTTAAACTATAAGGAACTAAACTGCCCGTATAATACTGGGTAATGGGAGGAAAAACGCCTGCTGAAGGCGTGATTTCCCCCACCAAGATGGTTTTTTGCCCCGCCAGTTGTCCATCGCTCCATCAGGTGAAACGACAAATCCAATTGGACGTGCAAACGAAGGCATAAAATACGGATAGAACGAATACTGAAAAGGCGTATAGAAAGAAGAGTAAAATATCTCTTTCTTTATCCGTTTCCGAATCCGTTTTGATCAGAACCATCGGGATCGAGCGTATTTGTATTAGAAAGTCCTGAATTTGTATTTACACAAATTCCTGTATTTGAAGACCCTGAACCTTGTGCAGTTTTACTGTTACTTTTTGGAGAAACATAGTACGTATCGCCAAACGTAACGACTCCTCCTGTAACGTTTGGAATCACTACATGATTAATAACAATCGGCATTATCCTCACCCTTTTTATTTTCATCATGATGTAATATATGAACGATTTATCAAAAGGGTTATACATTAATGGATATAAATAAAAAATCCCCCTGCAGAGTGGGGTATTTTTACGCTTTTACCTCTTTTTTAGAATGACTTAATTCATCTCGCAGAATATCAAAATCTCGTTCTGCTACTTCTTCAATTTTAGTATACAATTCCTTCTCTGTTAGAAGTCCTTTTTCTTCAAGTATTTCGACAAGAGCCTTAAACTTTATTCTAGATAAAAGCATTTCGTTTACGGTGCTCTCTGTTGGCTGTTCATTTTTCACTTGTTCTTTTGCTTTAACAGGTTCTTGCTGCAGCTTCACCCTGAAAACAATATTCGTATGATCTGTAATTTCAGGTGACTGATAAAATGTGCTATGCGAAATGTTTTTTAGTGTTAGCGTTTCTTTTGTCTCCATATTTGTTACTTCAAAATACGAATCCTCAAAAAATGCATCATATTTATCATAAGCTGCTTTGCCTACAACCGAAAAAGAAAAGTTTAGCCTTTTCAACTCTTCACCTGTATTCGCATCAGTAATCATTTTTTCTTCAAACATATCAACGTGAAAATTTACGTTATTAATCATTAGTTGTGTCAATTCAATCGCCTCCTTCTTTATTAATACGACACGGAGTGACATGTTCCCTGTTTTTTTATATAAAAAAACATCTCCCAAAAATGGGGATGTTTTTCAAGGAGCTAAAAAAATGCTCTTTTTTAGCTCTACAATTCTTCTTCTGCTTTGTCATATTTGCGTTCGTGTGCCGTATCTTCTTCGTTATCACGAATGGTTTTTTGGAGCACAAAAGCAGACATTGTTAAGTATAAAGTTCCAACGGCATAATAACCTTTTACCGGTAATGATGCATCTAAGGTATAAATTCCTATAAACATAGCTAATAGTGCTGTAATAAAAGCTGTCCATGCTAAAAATGTAAAAGCTGCTGTATTACGCTTTTTCATCGTATGACCTCCTCTTTTCCTTTTTCTGTTAAGCGTCGCTTTCATTTTACATTGTAAAATAATTGTTGTCATGGGTATTTATAGTCAGTTACCCTTTTAATCAGAACAAGAAACGGAAGAATTTGGGTCTTACATCCTGTTTTTATCATAAAGCTTTTTTTCGAAATGATTAGATATATGGAATTTTTCTTTAAAAGTATGTTCATTCGTTTTCATTAAGAAAAGCTCCAAGTAATTATTGTAATAAAAAAATCATCGCCGAGACGATGATTTTTTGTTTAGCCTTCAAAGTATTCTTTATAAAAGCCGCCGACTTGGCCAGTGTTATCAACAACAAAATAAAACTCTTCTGTTTCGTTTTTCACATCATATGTTTTTCCTGCTGTTAAGACATTTTCAACCACGAATTTTTTTGCATCTGTATGTATGCATTTTACTTGTTTAATTGTTGGACGATCGTTCCATTCTAAATGAATCATGTATGTACACTCCTTTGTTTTCATTCAAGATTCATTTTATCTTACTTGAAGTAAAAAAGAAACGGAGCGAATTTAAAAATTAAAAAATTCGCTCATGCACTTTTTTTTTGGCAACTGTTGCTTGTACAAACTGTGCCGTTTGTGCAACAATTGTGTCTTTATCAAAATCCATCGACGCAACATGGTAAGAGTTTCGAAGCATGTGCTGTCTTTTTTCTGCTGATTGAATATGGCTTAAGATATAAGCTGAATTCTCAGGCGGTACTACGTTATCAACTGTTGATGTTAGTACTAAAGCAGGGCACGTTACATAAGATAAGCGTTCTTTTGTTTCGTCCATTAAAGAAAGCAGCTCACGCATAGAGCGCACGGGTACTTTATCGTACGTAATTTCATGTACGTTTGGATCTTTAATATCAGGATGCTCTTCTTTTAAATAACGAGGCGTATGACGAGAGCGATAAGGCTCCATTGAAGGAATGGACGTCATAGCCGGATTGATTGCAATAACTCCGTCAAGGTCTAATCCTTGGCTTGCTGTATGAAAGGTAAGAGTGCCTCCCATGGACTGACCCAAGATAAATACATGACGGCATTCTTGCTTCAAACGCTGATACCCAGTTAAAAAGTCTTGCTTCCATTCCTGGTACGTTGTTTGTTCAATATCATAGTAGTGAGTACCATGTCCCGTTAGTCGTAAACCGTACACAGTAAAACCTTTTTCAGCTAATTCTTTTCCGATATATTCCATACTTTGAGGAGTCCCCATAAATCCATGAGAAACAAGTATACCAATGTCGTTGCCTTTATAATAAAAAGATTCTGCGCCTTGAATTACGTCATAACGTTCCATTTTCTTCACCCTTTATCACAAATTTTCTGACTAAATGAACTATCTTTATAATACACCTATAATTCCTATAAGTCAACTGGGGTATTTGTTTTTTTACGATTTAAAAAGAACGAAGCAAGAATTATCTCTTGCTTCGTTCTTTTTGGATATGTGGAAATACTAGCTCAGCAAACGTATATGCTTCTTCTAGATGCGGGTAGCCTGATAAAATAAATGTATCAATTCCTAGCTCTTTGTACTCTTTTAACCGATCCGCTACAATTTCAGGACTTCCAACAAGAGCAGTGCCAGCACCTTCTCGTGCTAAGCCAATTCCCGCCCATAGATTCGGAGCAATCTCCAGTGCACCTCTATCTTTTGTGCCGCTGTGCAAACTTGACTGTGTTTTTTGGGCAGTGGAGTCAAATGAGGCAAACTTATCTTGAAACGCTTTGATCGTATCATCATTAACATGTTTAATTAATTTATCTGCAGATTCCCACGCTTCGTCTTCCGATTCTCTTACAATAACGTGCAGGCGAATACCAAAGCGAATGTCCCTGCCTTCGTTTGCAGCTTTTTCTTTCATATCATCAATTTTTGTTTTAATCACCGCAGGCGGTTCTCCCCATAACAAATATACATCTGCATGCTTTGCTCCTACTTCTTTTCCTGCTGGAGAAGACCCGCCAAAGTACAGCGGAGGATACGGTTTTTGGATAGGAGGCGATGGAATGTACGCGCCTGTTACATCAACATACTCTCCTTTATAATCCACTTTTTTTCCTTCCATTACATCTCGCCAAATCGTTAAAAATTCATCTGTTAACTCATAGCGTTTATCGTGGCTTAAATAGTTACCGTACGTTGCTTG contains the following coding sequences:
- a CDS encoding L-lactate permease, whose product is MTWTQQFTPVGNSVIWSSLIALIPILYFFWALAIKRMKGYMAGVTTLLVALAVAILAYKMPASMAFMSASQGAVYGILPIGWIIITSVFLYKLTVKTGQFDIIRTSVVSITEDRRLQALLIAFSFGAFLEGAAGFGAPVAISAALLVGLGFNPLYAAGLCLLANTAPVAFGAIGIPITAMEGPTGVAAMEISKMVGRQLPFISVFIPLYLVFIMAGFKKAVEVLPAILVSGISFALTQFVSSNFLGPELPDILSALVSLFALAIFLKFWKPKTTFRFQSEKAAHEVASASAEPRETQDQPTFTGAQIAKAWSPFLILTIFISIWGIPQIKTALTGHYEGANAFLSAINSIGHYLTFMPEVPWLNNLILNGNGEPIAAVYKLELLGAAGTAILLSAVVTKFIVNISWKDWFITFNETCKELALPLLTIMSVVAFAYVTNASGMSTTLGLLLAKTGALFPFFSPVLGWLGVFITGSDTSANLLFGNLQKITATSIGMDPLLALAANSSGGVTGKMIPPQSIAVACAAVGLAGKESDLLRFTVKHSLFLLLIVCVLTFLQSNVLSWMIP
- a CDS encoding VC0807 family protein, with translation MNNTKRVWFDLLFYIAIPYLIWNQGKDIIGDYYAILLSTAPAFVYTIYTFIKDRQFNVTGLFIVITLLARTIIDLISGNAATMLNNQVYFMIGLAVVVLFTIVIKKPIGLYFFVDTAYLMGYKREDSLKLFHQPDLFKMMNWLTVLFAGRYVFLAIVKYVLIQKYGVEGYGNMIVFRQAVTWAFSILIAVYTYFIYKKIQDKTGMDNPMNPNVNE
- a CDS encoding lipid II flippase Amj family protein; its protein translation is MMEKLLIICVFVGIIHMIETLAYSVRLAGLKTGKLVVALSLFNIIVIVSRTANMVQAPLTGKLGDAVQSKEDLPVLLHQLQTILLAASIGTIAGALLIPSFVSIFSRMISHLEVAGSVPKMMKNITSIHTLEKAKKHVKRPRWIMLSQLRIGGVPKRLLLLNLMATTIYTVGVLSTLYASTLEPTLSKSILMSSGLINGLAMITLAVFVDPQVAILTEKVMKGESTKQSMNKMVGTLVISRLCGTVCAQILLVPAALYIAWICKLIP
- a CDS encoding ABC transporter permease, with protein sequence MNTFGVLFKKELHELFANGKGIWLPISLILLGITQPLTNYYMPQIINMAGNLPKGAIIQLPTPTGQEVMQGVLSQYSTIGTLLIVLASMNIISNERQNHAAILVMMRPVSVIQYIMSKWAAQIVLVIGSTFISYIAAWYYTNLLFSYVDWTHMLVSFLLYSLWLIFILSVLVAAGTFLLQIGGIAGVSILIIALLSFLSTLFTNQLKWSPAALSQYAARLLEQLHWSQSVTYTVVVTLMSSFFLLIAAVHRYKKVEYV
- a CDS encoding ABC transporter ATP-binding protein, yielding MFMQVERLTKAYRNITVVNNLSFNLDKGKCAALLGPNGAGKTTTLHMIAGLTAPNKGKISFEDKQHQDVRSFIGFLPQHPTFFNWMTPQQYLTFLGLLSNISKNVLSHRIDEVLETVGLKGKEKQKIAGFSGGMKQRLGLAQALLHKPELLILDEPVSALDPEGRKDVLMIIETLKKDTTILFSTHILHDAEQICDNIIMIKNGRMKWNGTKSSLRQEFTTPAFTIETEERLPGSLSSLPSEQVLFHSPYKATVGVKDTSQQQQLLQLLVDQQANLVLFERKQHSLEDVYLEVMNK
- a CDS encoding PLD nuclease N-terminal domain-containing protein → MKDINWLLIAPILFLQLLLMIPALISCIKQEETNGPKWLWGLIILCVSTVGPVLYFVLGRKKQ
- a CDS encoding YxlC family protein, whose amino-acid sequence is MREENNNQSLHSLKKDWEQLESLASHERISLHAIQEQLLIQKQKQKKAFRKELCLFTLTALVILTVMATAILQIPALFIAIEVIGIIVAPISFIVFHYKRKKEMFL
- the sigY gene encoding RNA polymerase sigma factor SigY: MEQDDFILVQKALQGDDDAFSLLFQRYHSFLYKYLLKLTLDEDLCSELCQEAMMKCYVNLSSYKNEAKFSTWMISIASRLYMDYLRKQKREKSSLQRIKQSLSHQLQWKAKYKGVEWSEMFSDFNELDSRFRIPVLLRHYYGYTYDEIAHMLNMRAGTVKSRVNKGVNILRKEWKE
- a CDS encoding DUF1033 family protein, encoding MTDKWRVHKIKSDCEPWLFLEGWEKDIIETIEFEKKEEALRYYAMMIYEFHQKYASVRSDELALFSFWNEGEKEFCEACDDDLQIFHGVLFAKNDEVYPLEEDEEGLKILRTK
- a CDS encoding spore germination protein, which codes for MPIVINHVVIPNVTGGVVTFGDTYYVSPKSNSKTAQGSGSSNTGICVNTNSGLSNTNTLDPDGSDQNGFGNG
- a CDS encoding YiaA/YiaB family inner membrane protein — protein: MKKRNTAAFTFLAWTAFITALLAMFIGIYTLDASLPVKGYYAVGTLYLTMSAFVLQKTIRDNEEDTAHERKYDKAEEEL
- a CDS encoding DUF6501 family protein, whose amino-acid sequence is MIHLEWNDRPTIKQVKCIHTDAKKFVVENVLTAGKTYDVKNETEEFYFVVDNTGQVGGFYKEYFEG
- a CDS encoding alpha/beta hydrolase, producing the protein MERYDVIQGAESFYYKGNDIGILVSHGFMGTPQSMEYIGKELAEKGFTVYGLRLTGHGTHYYDIEQTTYQEWKQDFLTGYQRLKQECRHVFILGQSMGGTLTFHTASQGLDLDGVIAINPAMTSIPSMEPYRSRHTPRYLKEEHPDIKDPNVHEITYDKVPVRSMRELLSLMDETKERLSYVTCPALVLTSTVDNVVPPENSAYILSHIQSAEKRQHMLRNSYHVASMDFDKDTIVAQTAQFVQATVAKKKVHERIF
- the ssuD gene encoding FMNH2-dependent alkanesulfonate monooxygenase, with product MNILWFFPTAGDGHYLGTTEGSRTSDIHYLKQIAHGLDYLGYDGALLPTGSNCEDSWVIASALASVTNRLKFLIALRPGVMSPTLSARMASTFDQMSNGRLMLNIVTGGDPVEQATYGNYLSHDKRYELTDEFLTIWRDVMEGKKVDYKGEYVDVTGAYIPSPPIQKPYPPLYFGGSSPAGKEVGAKHADVYLLWGEPPAVIKTKIDDMKEKAANEGRDIRFGIRLHVIVRESEDEAWESADKLIKHVNDDTIKAFQDKFASFDSTAQKTQSSLHSGTKDRGALEIAPNLWAGIGLAREGAGTALVGSPEIVADRLKEYKELGIDTFILSGYPHLEEAYTFAELVFPHIQKERSKR